Proteins encoded within one genomic window of Bacteroidales bacterium:
- a CDS encoding helix-hairpin-helix domain-containing protein codes for MKQFIKDYFSFNKSERKGIIVLLIILLLVVISPLLFPLITSKETPDFSKLDNEIEKFERSLKAQKKYSYNYDSSYSKEFDYSNIDKSTAEMQIHPFLFNPNGLSDREWKQMGFSDKQIRTIKNYEAKGGKFFKKEDLKKIYSISESEYEIIEPYIQIPNENNFDNKEKKSNTNLKNSEIIELNAADTNDLKKLKGIGSAFAKRIIAYRNKLGGFIKKEQLLEVYGMDSIRFSGFSEYVSINKFLISKININSATPDELKKHPYLNYNIAASLVNYRKQHGNFKTIEEIKKLALITEKIFNKIQPYLTVN; via the coding sequence TTGAAACAGTTTATAAAAGATTATTTTTCATTCAACAAAAGTGAGCGCAAAGGAATAATTGTTTTGCTTATTATTCTGCTGCTTGTTGTTATATCGCCATTACTCTTCCCTTTAATCACAAGTAAAGAAACACCTGATTTTAGTAAGCTTGATAATGAAATTGAAAAATTTGAAAGATCGCTGAAAGCGCAAAAAAAATATTCATACAACTACGACAGTTCCTACTCAAAAGAGTTCGATTATTCCAATATTGATAAATCAACTGCCGAAATGCAAATACATCCTTTCCTGTTCAATCCAAACGGGCTTTCAGATAGAGAATGGAAACAAATGGGATTTTCGGATAAACAAATCCGCACTATAAAAAATTACGAAGCCAAAGGTGGAAAATTTTTTAAAAAAGAAGACCTGAAAAAAATATATTCCATCAGCGAAAGCGAATACGAAATCATAGAGCCTTACATTCAAATTCCGAATGAAAATAATTTTGATAACAAAGAAAAAAAATCAAACACTAATTTAAAGAATTCTGAAATCATCGAATTGAATGCCGCCGATACCAACGATTTAAAAAAGCTGAAAGGCATAGGTTCTGCATTTGCAAAACGAATTATTGCATACCGTAATAAACTTGGTGGATTCATAAAAAAAGAACAACTGCTTGAAGTGTATGGAATGGACAGCATACGTTTTTCAGGCTTTTCAGAATACGTGAGTATCAATAAATTTTTAATTTCAAAAATTAATATCAATAGCGCTACGCCTGATGAATTAAAAAAACATCCTTACCTGAATTATAATATAGCTGCATCGCTTGTCAATTACAGGAAACAACATGGCAATTTCA
- a CDS encoding amino acid permease gives MAKRLFITKSMSKLMDESNDKGHGLKRTLTATNLTTLGIGAIIGAGIFVLTGQAAAQYAGPAIVISFIISGVACAFAGLCYAEFASMIPIAGSAYTYSYATMGEFLAWIIGWDLILEYLFAASTVSVGWGGYVVSFLNDFGIHIPAYLSAASGSVLVDVPNIGWKPITENLLKNLSALNINVDTLPHVTSIMNLPAMAIVAILTTLLVIGIRESANFNNVMVIVKVSVIIIFIAIGFAFVKSANWHPFIPENTGEWGEYGWSGILRGAGVIFFAYIGFDAVSTAAQEAKNPQKHMPIGILGSLSISTVLYILVAIVLTGIVSYTMLNVPDPVAVGVNAMGNGMFWLRPIIKIAAIAGLSSVILVMLMGQPRIFYSMSKDGLLPPVFSKVHKRFKTPYISTIITGFVAMIIAGVLPIDILGELVSIGTLLAFAIVCVSIIILRKKRPDLPRPFRTPLVPLIPILGALICFAQMASLPLDTWLRLIIWMAIGFLIYFTYGIRKSKLFNENKNEKK, from the coding sequence ATGGCCAAACGATTATTTATAACCAAATCCATGTCAAAGCTCATGGATGAATCTAATGATAAGGGTCATGGGCTTAAAAGAACGCTTACGGCAACCAATTTAACAACACTTGGTATTGGTGCTATTATTGGCGCAGGAATTTTTGTTCTTACCGGGCAGGCAGCTGCACAGTATGCCGGTCCTGCTATTGTAATCTCATTTATTATTTCAGGTGTTGCATGTGCTTTTGCCGGATTGTGTTATGCTGAGTTTGCATCAATGATACCCATTGCAGGAAGCGCTTATACCTATTCGTATGCCACGATGGGTGAATTTCTTGCATGGATTATAGGTTGGGACCTTATTCTTGAATATTTATTTGCTGCTTCTACAGTATCGGTGGGATGGGGCGGATATGTTGTTAGTTTTCTGAATGATTTTGGTATACATATCCCTGCTTATCTAAGTGCAGCATCCGGGAGTGTACTGGTTGATGTGCCAAATATAGGATGGAAACCTATTACCGAAAATCTACTAAAAAATTTATCGGCATTGAATATAAATGTGGATACACTACCACATGTTACTTCAATAATGAATTTGCCTGCAATGGCTATAGTTGCAATACTAACAACTTTGCTTGTAATTGGAATAAGGGAATCAGCTAATTTTAATAATGTAATGGTCATAGTAAAAGTTTCTGTAATTATTATATTTATTGCTATAGGATTTGCTTTTGTGAAAAGTGCGAACTGGCATCCATTTATCCCTGAAAATACAGGTGAATGGGGAGAGTACGGATGGAGTGGTATATTACGCGGAGCCGGTGTAATTTTCTTTGCTTATATAGGATTTGATGCGGTATCCACTGCTGCACAGGAAGCAAAGAATCCTCAAAAACATATGCCCATTGGTATTCTTGGATCATTAAGTATTTCAACAGTTTTATATATTCTTGTGGCAATAGTTTTAACAGGTATTGTAAGTTATACGATGTTAAATGTTCCTGATCCTGTAGCGGTGGGTGTTAACGCGATGGGTAACGGTATGTTCTGGTTACGTCCGATCATTAAAATAGCGGCAATTGCAGGATTAAGTTCTGTAATACTTGTAATGCTTATGGGACAGCCACGTATTTTTTATTCTATGTCGAAAGATGGTTTGCTTCCACCGGTTTTTTCAAAAGTTCACAAACGTTTTAAAACACCATATATAAGTACAATTATTACCGGATTTGTAGCGATGATCATAGCCGGTGTTCTTCCAATCGATATACTTGGAGAACTTGTTTCAATAGGTACACTATTAGCTTTTGCGATCGTATGTGTAAGTATAATCATCCTCAGGAAAAAACGCCCGGACCTTCCTCGTCCATTCCGTACACCTTTAGTACCATTGATCCCGATTCTGGGCGCATTGATATGTTTTGCCCAAATGGCATCCTTGCCTTTAGATACATGGTTGCGATTGATTATATGGATGGCTATCGGTTTTCTGATTTATTTTACATACGGCATCAGGAAAAGTAAGCTGTTTAATGAAAATAAAAATGAAAAGAAATAA